From Dasypus novemcinctus isolate mDasNov1 chromosome 19, mDasNov1.1.hap2, whole genome shotgun sequence, a single genomic window includes:
- the MPND gene encoding MPN domain-containing protein isoform X1: MAAPEPLSPAGGAVEEAPDEDEDEVEAEDHERPAGTAGGRSGGSSGGGAGCGGGGGLGGALTRRAVTLRVLLKDSLLEPGTGVLSIYYLGKKFMGDLQPDGRIVWQETGQVFNSPSAWATHCKKLVNPAKKSGCGWASVKYKGQKLDKYKAAWLRRHQLHVPSAATDESPASEGEEEELLMEEEEEEEAPAGVSAEDKSRRPPGKGALETAHPEAAPPGKPVESRVRVPVRYCTLGSRDSARDPHTLVEVTSFAAINKFQPFNVAVSSNVLFLLDFHSHLTRSEVVGYLGGRWDTTSQMLTVLRAFPCRSRLGDPDTAAAVEEEICHSLFLRGLSLVGWYHSHPHGPALPSLRDIDAQMEYQLRLQGSGNGFQPCLALLCSPYYPGNPGPESKIAPFWVMPPPEQRPGDYGIPMDVEMACVQDGFLTNDILREMTLLLDFYKGAPDLVRFQEPWSHEHTYLDKLKLSLASRTPRDQGLGPALEQVYSALRQGS, encoded by the exons ATGGCAG CTCCGGAGCCGCTGTCCCCGGCGGGCGGCGCGGTCGAGGAGGCGCCGGATGAGGACGAGGACGAGGTGGAGGCCGAGGACCACGAGCGGCCGGCGGGCACGGCCGGCGGGCGCAGCGGAGGCAGCAGCGGCGGCGGGGCCgggtgcgggggcggcggcgggctGGGGGGTGCACTCACTCGGCGCGCGGTCACGCTGCGGGTGCTGCTCAAAGATTCGCTGCTGGAGCCGGGCACCGGGGTGCTGTCCATCTACTACCTG GGGAAGAAGTTCATGGGGGACCTGCAGCCAGATGGGAGAATCGTCTGGCAGGAGACGGGGCAGGTGTTCAACTCACCCAGCGCCTGGGCCACCCACTGCAAGAAGCTGGTGAACCCAGCCAAGAAGTCGGGCTGCGGCTGGGCCTCCGTCAAGTACAAGGGCCAGAAGCTGGACAAGTACAAGGCTGCCTGGTTGAGGCGACACCAGCTCCATGTGCCATCAGCTGCCACTGACGAG AGCCCGGCCAgcgaaggggaggaggaggagctgctgatggaggaggaggaggaggaggaggctccGGCTGGAGTGTCTGCAGAGGACAAGAGCCGCAGACCCCCGGGGAAGGGCGCTTTGGAAACTGCCCACCCTG aagccGCCCCCCCCGGGAAGCCAGTGGAAAGCAGGGTCCGGGTGCCCGTCCGCTACTGCACCCTGGGCAGCCGGGACTCTGCCAG GGAcccccacaccctggtggaaGTGACCTCCTTTGCAGCCATCAACAAGTTCCAGCCGTTCAACGTGGCTGTTTCCAGCAACGTGCTGTTCCTGCTG GACTTCCACAGTCACCTGACGCGGAGCGAGGTCGTGGGCTACCTGGGGGGCCGCTGGGACACCACCAGCCAGA TGCTCACGGTGCTGAGAGCCTTTCCCTGCCGGAGCCGCCTCGGGGACCCCGACACGGCGGCCGCCGTGGAAGAGGAG ATCTGCCACAGCCTGTTCCTGCGGGGCCTGTCCCTGGTGGGCTGGTACCACAGTCACCCGCACGGCCCGGCGCTGCCCTCGCTGCGGGACATCGACGCGCAGATGGAGTACCAGCTGCGGCTGCAGGGCTCGGGCAATGGCTtccagccctgcctggccctgctCTGCT ccccTTACTACCCCGGCAACCCCGGCCCCGAGTCCAAGATCGCGCCCTTCTGGGTGATGCCGCCGCCCGAG CAAAGACCGGGCGACTACGGCATCCCCATGGACGTGGAGATGGCCTGCGTCCAGGACGGCTTCCTGACCAACGACATCCTGCGCGAGATG ACGCTGCTGCTGGACTTCTACAAGGGGGCCCCCGACCTGGTGCGCTTCCAGGAGCCCTGGAGCCACGAGCACACCTACCTGGACAAGCTCAAG CTCTCCTTGGCCAGCAGGACGCCCAGGGACCAGGGGCTGGGCCCCGCGCTGGAGCAGGTCTACAGCGCCCTCAGGCAGGGCAGCTGA
- the MPND gene encoding MPN domain-containing protein isoform X2, with protein sequence MAAPEPLSPAGGAVEEAPDEDEDEVEAEDHERPAGTAGGRSGGSSGGGAGCGGGGGLGGALTRRAVTLRVLLKDSLLEPGTGVLSIYYLGKKFMGDLQPDGRIVWQETGQVFNSPSAWATHCKKLVNPAKKSGCGWASVKYKGQKLDKYKAAWLRRHQLHVPSAATDESPASEGEEEELLMEEEEEEEAPAGVSAEDKSRRPPGKGALETAHPEAAPPGKPVESRVRVPVRYCTLGSRDSARDPHTLVEVTSFAAINKFQPFNVAVSSNVLFLLDFHSHLTRSEVVGYLGGRWDTTSQMLTVLRAFPCRSRLGDPDTAAAVEEEICHSLFLRGLSLVGWYHSHPHGPALPSLRDIDAQMEYQLRLQGSGNGFQPCLALLCSPYYPGNPGPESKIAPFWVMPPPEQRPGDYGIPMDVEMACVQDGFLTNDILREMEPWSHEHTYLDKLKLSLASRTPRDQGLGPALEQVYSALRQGS encoded by the exons ATGGCAG CTCCGGAGCCGCTGTCCCCGGCGGGCGGCGCGGTCGAGGAGGCGCCGGATGAGGACGAGGACGAGGTGGAGGCCGAGGACCACGAGCGGCCGGCGGGCACGGCCGGCGGGCGCAGCGGAGGCAGCAGCGGCGGCGGGGCCgggtgcgggggcggcggcgggctGGGGGGTGCACTCACTCGGCGCGCGGTCACGCTGCGGGTGCTGCTCAAAGATTCGCTGCTGGAGCCGGGCACCGGGGTGCTGTCCATCTACTACCTG GGGAAGAAGTTCATGGGGGACCTGCAGCCAGATGGGAGAATCGTCTGGCAGGAGACGGGGCAGGTGTTCAACTCACCCAGCGCCTGGGCCACCCACTGCAAGAAGCTGGTGAACCCAGCCAAGAAGTCGGGCTGCGGCTGGGCCTCCGTCAAGTACAAGGGCCAGAAGCTGGACAAGTACAAGGCTGCCTGGTTGAGGCGACACCAGCTCCATGTGCCATCAGCTGCCACTGACGAG AGCCCGGCCAgcgaaggggaggaggaggagctgctgatggaggaggaggaggaggaggaggctccGGCTGGAGTGTCTGCAGAGGACAAGAGCCGCAGACCCCCGGGGAAGGGCGCTTTGGAAACTGCCCACCCTG aagccGCCCCCCCCGGGAAGCCAGTGGAAAGCAGGGTCCGGGTGCCCGTCCGCTACTGCACCCTGGGCAGCCGGGACTCTGCCAG GGAcccccacaccctggtggaaGTGACCTCCTTTGCAGCCATCAACAAGTTCCAGCCGTTCAACGTGGCTGTTTCCAGCAACGTGCTGTTCCTGCTG GACTTCCACAGTCACCTGACGCGGAGCGAGGTCGTGGGCTACCTGGGGGGCCGCTGGGACACCACCAGCCAGA TGCTCACGGTGCTGAGAGCCTTTCCCTGCCGGAGCCGCCTCGGGGACCCCGACACGGCGGCCGCCGTGGAAGAGGAG ATCTGCCACAGCCTGTTCCTGCGGGGCCTGTCCCTGGTGGGCTGGTACCACAGTCACCCGCACGGCCCGGCGCTGCCCTCGCTGCGGGACATCGACGCGCAGATGGAGTACCAGCTGCGGCTGCAGGGCTCGGGCAATGGCTtccagccctgcctggccctgctCTGCT ccccTTACTACCCCGGCAACCCCGGCCCCGAGTCCAAGATCGCGCCCTTCTGGGTGATGCCGCCGCCCGAG CAAAGACCGGGCGACTACGGCATCCCCATGGACGTGGAGATGGCCTGCGTCCAGGACGGCTTCCTGACCAACGACATCCTGCGCGAGATG GAGCCCTGGAGCCACGAGCACACCTACCTGGACAAGCTCAAG CTCTCCTTGGCCAGCAGGACGCCCAGGGACCAGGGGCTGGGCCCCGCGCTGGAGCAGGTCTACAGCGCCCTCAGGCAGGGCAGCTGA